One Camelina sativa cultivar DH55 chromosome 3, Cs, whole genome shotgun sequence genomic window carries:
- the LOC104777170 gene encoding uncharacterized protein LOC104777170 codes for MPTTTAGPSGGGVEVEEARRSKRDEEETTVAAALSRSVTVIANAIRESEERQDRRHKEVMSVQERRLMIEESSVEMNREGMNGLVEAINKLASSIFALASSSSSSSARHNNQHQGGPP; via the coding sequence ATGCCGACCACAACGGCCGGTCCTAGTGGTGGCGGTGTAGAAGTGGAGGAGGCTAGACGCAgtaagagagatgaagaagagacgaCAGTGGCAGCTGCGTTATCAAGAAGTGTGACTGTGATTGCAAACGCGATTAGGGAGAGTGAGGAGAGACAAGATCGGAGACATAAGGAAGTGATGAGTGTACAAGAGAGGAGACTAATGATCGAAGAATCTAGTGTTGAGATGAACAGAGAAGGGATGAATGGATTAGTGGAAGCCATTAATAAGCTAGCTAGCTCCATTTTTGCcttggcttcttcttcatcatcttcttctgctcGCCATAATAATCAACATCAAGGAGGTCCACCATAA
- the LOC104777166 gene encoding protein argonaute 2: MERGGYRGGRGDGGGYGGGRGDRGRGYGGGDRGRGRGSERGGGNRGQGRGEQQDFRSQSQWGPPSGHGGRGTQFQQPRPQATPQAQAVPQPQVTQAGPPSGHGGRGTNAWGRKPQVSSDSASPSTSVVVTEPVRVAEVMNPRPSVQVASTTDRKEPMKRPDSGGVVAVRRVNLYVNHFRVNFNPDNVIRHYDVEIKGDNPTKKISRFELAMVRDKVFTDNPGEFPFAMTAYDGQKNIFSAAELPTGSFKVEFPATEEMRGRSYTFTIKQVSTLKLRDLLEYTTGSKSSNPRDVLQGLDVVMKEHPSKCMITVGKSFFTRETERDEDFGFGVAAAKGYRHTLKPTAQGLSLCLDYSVLAFRKAMSVIEYLKLYFKLSDMRQIMNYRRDVERELTGLKVTVNHRKNKQKLTIVGLSKQDTKDIKFDLIDQEGNEPPRKTTIVEYFRIKYGRDIEHKNIPCLDLGKNGRQNLVPMEFCDLVEGQIYPKDDLDKDSALWLKKLSLVNPQQRQKNIDKMIKSRNGPSGGEIIGNFGLKVDTNMTRVEGRVLKAPTLKLADRGKAVSEEPNARQNNQWNLMRKGVTRGSIIKHWAVLDFTASERFNKMPNDFVDALMERCWKLGMQMEPPIVYKTSRMDTLSNCNALEELLRSVIEEASRKHGGARPTLVLCAMSGRADGYKTLKWVAETKLGLVTQCFLTGSASRGGRISDQYLANLALKMNAKVGGSNVELMDNTFSFFHKDDGVMFIGADVNHPAARDKMSPSIVAVVGTLNWPAANRYAARVIAQPHRKEEIEGFGDACLELVKAHVKSTGKRPNKIVIFRDGVSDAQFDMVLNVELLDVKLTFQKNGYNPKITVIVAQKRHQTRFFPATSNDGSDKGNVPSGTVVDTKVIHPYEYDFYLCSHHGGIGTSKPTHYYTLWDELGFTSDQVQKLIFEMCFTFTRCTKPVSLVPPVYYADMVAYRGRIYHEASSRERNIRQPRGASTSAASLVSSLSSLTIEDKAIFKLHAELENVMFFV; encoded by the exons ATGGAGCGAGGTGGTTACCGAGGAGGTcgtggtgatggtggtggttaCGGCGGAGGGAGAGGAGACCGTGGTCGCGGTTATGGCGGCGGAGATCGCGGTCGTGGTCGCGGCTCAGAGCGAGGCGGCGGGAATCGTGGTCAAGGTCGCGGTGAGCAACAGGATTTCAGaagccagagtcagtggggaccTCCGTCTGGTCACGGTGGCCGTGGGACTCAGTTCCAGCAACCTCGACCACAGGCGACTCCGCAGGCTCAAGCGGTTCCGCAGCCACAAGTGACACAAGCAGGACCTCCGTCAGGTCACGGTGGCCGTGGTACTAATGCTTGGGGTCGTAAGCCACAGGTTTCTTCTGATTCGGCTTCTCCGTCCACCTCCGTCGTGGTTACTGAACCCGTTCGTG TTGCTGAAGTGATGAATCCAAGACCATCTGTACAAGTTGCGTCTACTACTGATAGGAAAGAACCAATGAAGCGACCTGATAGTGGCGGTGTTGTGGCTGTGCGGCGTGTTAATCTATATGTCAATCATTTTAGAGTCAACTTCAATCCTGATAATGTCATAAGACATTATGATGTTGAAATCAAAGGAGACAATCCCACGAAGAAGATATCGAGGTTTGAGCTAGCTATGGTCAGGGACAAGGTGTTCACCGACAATCCCGGCGAGTTTCCCTTCGCTATGACTGCTTATGATGGTCAGAAGAACATTTTCAGCGCGGCTGAACTGCCTACGGGTTCATTCAAGGTGGAGTTCCCTGCAACTGAAGAGATGAGAGGTCGTAGCTATACGTTTACGATCAAGCAGGTGAGTACGCTGAAGCTACGTGACTTGCTAGAGTACACGACAGGGAGTAAGTCTTCCAATCCGCGTGATGTATTGCAAGGGCTGGATGTTGTGATGAAAGAGCATCCTTCCAAGTGTATGATCACTGTTGGTAAAAGCTTTTTCACTCGTGAGACTGAGCGTGATGAAGACTTTGGCTTCGGGGTTGCAGCTGCGAAAGGGTATCGTCATACTCTGAAGCCCACGGCACAAGGTTTATCATTGTGCTTGGACTACTCCGTGTTGGCGTTTCGCAAAGCAATGTCAGTCATCGAGTACTTGAAGTTGTACTTTAAGTTGTCTGATATGCGTCAGATCATGAACTATAGGCGTGATGTGGAAAGGGAGTTGACTGGTTTGAAAGTCACTGTCAATCATCGAAAGAACAAGCAAAAACTCACCATTGTAGGGCTGAGTAAGCAAGACACAAAAGACATAAAGTTTGATCTTATTGATCAAGAGGGAAACGAGCCGCCAAGAAAAACTACCATTGTTGAGTATTTCAGGATCAAGTATGGAAGAGACATTGAGCACAAAAATATTCCTTGCTTGGATTTGGGGAAAAATGGTCGGCAAAATTTAGTCCCCATGGAGTTCTGCGACTTGGTTGAGGGTCAGATTTATCCGAAGGATGACTTAGATAAGGATTCAGCGTTGTGGTTAAAGAAGTTGTCACTGGTAAATCCACAACAAAGGCAGAAAAATATAGATAAGATGATAAAGTCTCGTAATGGACCGAGCGG TGGAGAAATCATTGGAAACTTCGGACTGAAAGTGGATACAAACATGACACGTGTGGAAGGTCGTGTACTAAAGGCCCCAACATTGAAGTTGGCAGATAGAGGGAAAGCTGTGAGCGAGGAACCCAACGCGAGACAGAACAACCAATGGAACCTTATGAGGAAGGGAGTCACAAGGGGATCTATAATCAAGCATTGGGCTGTACTTGACTTCACCGCATCCGAGAGATTTAACAAGATGCCTAATGACTTTGTGGATGCCCTGATGGAACGTTGTTGGAAACTTGGGATGCAGATGGAGCCTCCTATCGTATACAAAACATCGAGAATGGATACGCTTTCTAATTGTAATGCTCTTGAGGAATTGCTTCGGTCCGTAATTGAAGAGGCTTCTCGTAAGCATGGTGGGGCTCGTCCAACTCTTGTTCTTTGTGCTATGTCCGGGAGGGCCGATGGCTACAAAACTCTGAAATGGGTAGCAGAAACCAAACTTGGTCTGGTAACTCAGTGTTTCTTGACCGGATCTGCCTCTAGAGGAGGTAGAATTTCTGATCAGTATCTTGCAAATCTTGCCCTCAAGATGAACGCGAAGGTTGGTGGAAGCAACGTCGAGCTGATGGATAatactttctctttcttccacaAAGATGATGGGGTCATGTTCATTGGTGCTGATGTCAATCATCCCGCTGCTCGAGACAAGATGAGCCCGTCTATTGTTGCTGTTGTGGGTACACTAAACTGGCCTGCAGCTAACCGTTATGCAGCTAGAGTCATTGCCCAGCCTCACCGCAAAGAGGAAATAGAAGGGTTTGGGGATGCTTGCTTGGAGCTTGTCAAAGCTCATGTTAAGTCCACTGGGAAACGACCTAACAAGATTGTGATATTCCGTGATGGTGTCAGCGATGCTCAGTTCGATATGGTTCTCAATGTGGAGTTGCTTGATGTCAAGCTGACTTTTCAGAAGAATGGTTACAATCCAAAGATAACGGTAATTGTAGCACAGAAACGTCATCAAACCCGTTTCTTCCCTGCTACAAGCAATGATGGAAGTGATAAAGGCAATGTGCCTTCAGGTACGGTTGTTGATACTAAAGTCATTCACCCGTATGAGTATGATTTCTACCTATGCAGTCACCACGGAGGGATCGGGACAAGCAAACCGACTCATTACTACACTCTTTGGGATGAACTTGGATTCACATCAGATCAGGTTCAGAAGCTCATCTTCGAGATGTGTTTCACTTTCACTCGCTGCACCAAACCCGTCTCTCTTGTTCCTCCGGTTTATTATGCTGACATGGTTGCCTATAGAGGAAGGATTTACCATGAGGCAAGTTCTCGTGAGAGGAACATTAGGCAGCCGAGGGGAGCTTCTACATCTGCTGCTTCGCTTGTCTCTTCATTATCATCTCTTACAATCGAGGACAAAGCAATTTTCAAGCTGCACGCAGAGCTTGAGAATGTTATGTTCTTCGTGTGA
- the LOC104777167 gene encoding protein argonaute 2-like, with product MERGGYRRGRGDGRGRGSGGRGDDSGGGRGGRGDGSGGYRGGRGDDRGRGSGGRGDGSGGGHGYGRGDRGRGYGGGDRGRGRGEQQDFRSQSQWGPPSGHGGCGTQFQQPRPQATPLTQVTQAGPHGGRGTQLQQPRPQAAPQTPQAQVTQVSHAGGAAKGAWGRKPQISPASASPSTSVVVSEPVRVAEVMNQRVASTDRKEPMKRPDSGGVVAVRRVNLYVNHFRVNFNPDNVIRHYDVEIKGDNPTKKISRFELAMVRDKVLTDNPGEFPFAMTAYDGQKNIFSAAELPTGSFKVEFPATEEMRGRSYTFTIKQVSTLKLRDLLEYTTGSKSSNPRDVLQGLDVVMKEHPSKCMITVGKSFFTREPGEYFGFGVAAAEGYRHTLKPTAQGLSLCLDYSVLAFGKAMSVIEYLKLYFELSDMRQVMNYRRDVERALTGLKVTVNHRKNKQKLTIVGLSKQDTKYIEFDLIGNEPPRKTTIVEYFSTKYGRDIEHKDIPCLDLGKNGQQDLVPMEFCDLVEGQIYPKENLNNKSALWLKKLSLVSPQQRQKNIDKMIKSRNGPSGGGVIRNFGLKVDTNMTSVVGRVLKAPTLKLADGRGPAPVEPNATKNNQWNLMWKGVTKGSKVKHWAVLDFTASERSDTMIPNGFVNALIERCWKLGMQMEPPIVYKTSRMDTLSNCNALEELLRSVIEEASRKHGGGRPTLVLCAMSGRANGYKTLKWVAETKIGLVTQCFLTGPVTRGGRISDQYLANLALKINAKVGGSNVELMDNTFSFFQKNDEVMFIGADVNHPAARDKMSPSIVAVVGTLNWPEANRYAARVNSQPHRKEEIQGFGGACLELVNAHVKSTGKQPNKIVIFRDGVSDGQFDMVLNVELLDVKLTFQKNGYNPKITVIVAQKRHQTRFFPATSNDGSDEGNVPSGTVVDTKVIHPYEYDFYLCSHHGGIGTSKPTHYYTLWDEIGFTSDQAQKLIFEMCFTSTRCTKPIALVPPVYYADMVASRGRMYHEASSCEDNANFKLHAELENAMFFV from the exons ATGGAGCGAGGTGGTTACCGAAGAGGTCGTGGTGATGGCCGTGGCAGAGGCAGCGGAGGTCGTGGTGATGATAGCGGTGGTGGCCGAGGAGGTCGTGGCGATGGTAGCGGTGGTTACCGAGGAGGTCGTGGTGATGACCGTGGCAGAGGCAGCGGAGGTCGTGGCGATGGTAGCGGTGGTGGCCATGGTTACGGCAGAGGAGACCGTGGTCGCGGTTATGGCGGCGGAGATCGCGGTCGTGGTCGCGGTGAGCAACAGGATTTCAGaagccagagtcagtggggaccTCCGTCAGGTCACGGTGGCTGTGGGACTCAGTTCCAGCAACCTCGACCACAGGCGACTCCGCTGACTCAGGTGACACAAGCAGGACCTCACGGTGGCCGTGGTACTCAGTTGCAACAACCTCGTCCACAGGCGGCTCCTCAGACGCCGCAGGCTCAGGTGACACAAGTGAGTCATGCTGGAGGCGCCGCTAAGGGAGCATGGGGTCGTAAGCCACAAATTTCTCCGGCTTCGGCTTCTCCGTCCACCTCCGTCGTGGTTTCTGAACCCGTTCGTG TTGCTGAAGTGATGAATCAAAGAGTTGCGTCTACTGATAGGAAAGAACCAATGAAACGACCTGATAGTGGCGGTGTTGTGGCTGTGCGGCGTGTTAATCTATATGTCAATCATTTTAGAGTCAACTTCAATCCTGATAATGTCATAAGACATTATGATGTTGAAATCAAAGGAGACAATCCCACGAAGAAGATATCGAGGTTTGAGCTAGCTATGGTCAGGGACAAGGTGCTCACCGACAATCCCGGCGAGTTTCCCTTTGCTATGACTGCTTATGATGGTCAGAAGAACATTTTCAGCGCGGCTGAACTGCCTACGGGTTCATTCAAGGTGGAGTTCCCTGCAACTGAAGAGATGAGAGGTCGTAGCTATACGTTTACGATCAAGCAGGTGAGTACGCTGAAGCTACGTGACTTGCTAGAGTACACGACAGGGAGTAAGTCTTCCAATCCGCGTGATGTATTGCAAGGGCTGGATGTTGTGATGAAAGAGCATCCTTCCAAGTGTATGATCACTGTTGGTAAAAGCTTTTTCACTCGTGAGCCTGGTGAATACTTTGGCTTCGGGGTTGCAGCTGCGGAAGGGTATCGTCATACTCTGAAGCCCACGGCACAAGGTTTATCATTGTGCTTGGACTACTCCGTGTTGGCGTTTGGCAAAGCAATGTCAGTCATCGAGTACTTGAAGTTGTACTTTGAGTTGTCTGATATGCGTCAGGTCATGAATTATAGGCGTGATGTGGAAAGGGCATTGACTGGTTTGAAAGTCACTGTCAATCATCGAAAGAACAAGCAGAAACTCACCATTGTAGGGCTGAGTAAGCAAGACACAAAATACATAGAGTTTGATCTTATTGGAAACGAGCCGCCAAGAAAAACTACCATTGTTGAGTATTTCAGCACCAAATATGGAAGAGACATTGAACACAAAGATATTCCTTGCTTGGATTTGGGGAAAAATGGTCAGCAAGATTTAGTCCCCATGGAGTTCTGCGACTTGGTTGAGGGTCAGATTTATCCAAAAGAGAACTTAAATAACAAGTCAGCGTTGTGGTTAAAGAAGTTGTCACTGGTCAGTCCACAACAAAGGCAGAAAAATATAGATAAGATGATAAAGTCTCGTAATGGACCCAGCGG TGGAGGAGTCATTAGAAACTTCGGATTGAAAGTGGATACAAACATGACATCGGTGGTAGGTCGTGTACTAAAGGCTCCAACATTGAAGTTAGCAGATGGAAGGGGACCTGCGCCCGTGGAACCTAACGCGACAAAGAACAATCAATGGAACCTTATGTGGAAGGGAGTCACGAAGGGATCTAAAGTCAAGCATTGGGCTGTACTTGACTTCACCGCATCCGAGAGATCTGACACGATGATACCTAATGGCTTTGTGAATGCCCTGATTGAACGTTGTTGGAAACTTGGGATGCAGATGGAGCCTCCTATCGTATACAAAACATCGAGAATGGATACGCTTTCTAATTGTAATGCTCTTGAGGAATTGCTTCGGTCCGTAATTGAAGAGGCTTCTCGTAAGCATGGTGGGGGTCGTCCTACTCTTGTTCTTTGTGCTATGTCCGGGAGGGCCAATGGCTACAAGACTCTTAAATGGGTAGCAGAAACCAAAATTGGTCTGGTAACTCAGTGTTTCTTGACCGGGCCTGTCACTAGAGGAGGTAGAATTTCTGATCAGTACCTTGCAAATCTTGCCCTCAAGATAAACGCAAAGGTTGGTGGAAGCAACGTCGAGCTGATGGATAatactttctctttcttccaaaAAAATGATGAGGTCATGTTCATTGGTGCCGATGTCAATCATCCCGCTGCTCGAGACAAGATGAGCCCGTCTATTGTTGCTGTTGTGGGTACTCTAAACTGGCCTGAAGCTAACCGTTATGCAGCTAGAGTCAATTCCCAGCCTCACCGTAAAGAGGAAATACAAGGATTTGGGGGTGCTTGCTTGGAGCTTGTCAACGCTCATGTTAAGTCCACTGGGAAACAACCTAACAAGATTGTGATATTCCGTGATGGTGTCAGCGATGGTCAGTTCGATATGGTTCTCAATGTGGAGTTGCTTGATGTCAAGCTGACTTTTCAGAAGAATGGTTACAATCCAAAGATAACGGTAATCGTAGCACAGAAACGTCATCAAACCCGTTTCTTCCCTGCTACAAGCAATGATGGAAGTGATGAAGGCAATGTGCCTTCAGGTACGGTTGTTGATACTAAAGTCATTCACCCGTATGAGTATGATTTCTACCTATGCAGTCACCACGGAGGGATCGGAACAAGCAAACCGACTCATTACTACACTCTTTGGGATGAAATTGGATTCACATCAGATCAGGCTCAGAAGCTCATCTTCGAGATGTGTTTCACTTCCACTCGCTGCACCAAACCTATCGCTCTTGTTCCTCCGGTTTATTATGCTGACATGGTTGCCTCTAGAGGAAGGATGTACCATGAGGCAAGCTCTTGTGAGGACAACGCAAATTTCAAGCTGCACGCAGAGCTTGAGAATGCTATGTTCTTCGTCTGA
- the LOC104777168 gene encoding transmembrane protein 56-B: MSTTSLQTIGAIKSYHHQAQHLVKNYLLADPFIPYTSVLTGIFLCKVVYDLCHFISNSHSKTYIILTKIQRIEWNNRGISTVHAIFISALSLYFVFWSDLFSDRWHNDLVVFRSSRLSSLGLGISIGYFIADLGMIFWKYPSLGGIEYIVHHSLSGVAVAYSLFSGEGQLYTYMVLISEITTPEINLRWYLDTAGMKKSLAYVVNGVFIFLAWLVARILLFIYMFYHVYLHYNQVMRMHIFGYVLVFGVPAALGVMNLVWFGKIVRGVKKTLAKRCEC; encoded by the exons ATGTCGACGACGTCTTTGCAAACGATTGGTGCTATTAAGTCATATCATCACCAAGCTCAGCATTTGGTTAAGAACTATCTATTAGCTGATCCCTTTATTCCTTACACCTCTGTTCTCACTGGCATTTTCCTTTGCAAAGTG gTGTATGATCTTTGTCATTTTATCAGCAACTCACAttctaagacttatatcatcCTCACTAAAATTCAAAGAATCGAATGGAATAAccg GGGTATCTCAACAGTTCATGCTATATTTATCTCGGCTCTGTCTCTGTATTTTGTCTTCTGGTCCGACCTCTTTTCAGATAGGTGGCATAATGATCTTGTTGTTTTCCGGAGCTCACGTCTTTCCTCTCTTGGTTTAGGG ATATCTATTGGTTACTTCATTGCTGATCTTGGGATGATCTTTTGGAAATACCCTTCTTTGGGTGGGATCGAGTAT ATTGTGCATCACTCACTATCGGGGGTAGCAGTCGCCTACTCTTTGTTTTCTGGAGAAGGACAGTTGTATACCTACATGGTCCTCATCTCAGAGATTACAACCCCAGAGATCAACTTGAGATG GTACCTGGACACCGCTGGTATGAAGAAGTCATTGGCATATGTTGTTAATGGCGTTTTCATCTTCTTGGCCTGGCTG GTTGCTAGAATCCTACTGTTCATATACATGTTTTATCATGTCTATCTCCACTACAACCAG GTCATGAGGATGCACATCTTCGGCTACGTTTTGGTATTCGGGGTACCAGCTGCGCTTGGTGTCATGAACTTGGTATGGTTCGGGAAAATTGTGAGAGGGGTAAAGAAAACATTAGCAAAGAGATGTGAATGTTGA
- the LOC104777164 gene encoding probable zinc transporter 10 — MRMMTNSPVNIYAAVAIFLLLSISHFPGALSQSAKVCESESNSTCINKNKALDLKLISIFSILITSLIGVCLPFFARSVPAFQPEKSHFLIVKSFASGIILSTGFMHVLPDSFDMLSSPCLNDNPWHKFPFTGFVAMISAVFTLMVDSITTSVFTKSGRKDLRADVASAETPDQEMGQLTSHHGHGHGHGHGHGHGHSHSHGENDKELGSYLQLLRYRVIAIVLELGIVVHSIVIGLSVGATNNTCTIKGLVAALCFHQMFEGMGLGGCILQAEYGWVKKAVMAFFFAVTTPFGVALGMALSKTYKENSPDSLITVGLLNASSAGLLIYMALVDLLAADFMGKKMQRSIKLQLKSYAAVLLGAGGMSVMAKWA, encoded by the exons ATGAGAATGATGACTAACTCTCCTGTCAATATCTATGCCGCCGTCGCTatctttctcctcctctccATCTCCCATTTCCCCGGAGCTCTCTCTCAATCTGCCAAAGTTTGCGAATCCGAATCCAACAGCACAtgtatcaacaaaaacaaagcattAGATCTTAAACTCATATCAATCTTCTCAATCCTCATCACCAGTCTAATCGGTGTTTGCCTCCCGTTCTTTGCGCGGTCAGTGCCGGCTTTCCAACCCGAGAAATCTCACTTCCTCATCGTCAAATCTTTCGCCTCCGGAATCATCCTCTCTACTGGTTTCATGCACGTCTTACCTGACTCTTTCGACATGCTTTCATCTCCTTGTCTTAACGATAACCCCTGGCACAAGTTTCCTTTCACCGGATTTGTTGCCATGATCTCCGCCGTGTTCACACTCATGGTTGACTCTATTACCACCAGCGTCTTCACCAAGTCAGGAAGGAAAGATCTACGTGCTGACGTGGCATCAGCAGAAACTCCTGACCAAGAGATGGGGCAGTTGACATCTCATCATGGCCATGGCCATGGCcatggtcatggtcatggtcatggtcaTAGTCATAGTCATGGAGAGAATGATAAGGAGCTCGGTTCTTATTTACAGCTTCTACGGTATCGTGTGATTGCAATC GTATTGGAGCTAGGAATAGTGGTGCACTCGATAGTCATAGGACTATCAGTAGGAGCCACTAACAATACTTGCACCATCAAAGGTCTAGTCGCTGCACTTTGCTTCCACCAAATGTTCGAAGGCATGGGTCTCGGCGGTTGCATCCTCCAG GCGGAGTACGGATGGGTTAAAAAGGCGGTGATGGCTTTCTTTTTCGCGGTGACGACGCCTTTTGGAGTGGCTCTAGGGATGGCACTATCTAAAACATACAAAGAGAATAGCCCTGACTCGCTTATAACAGTTGGGTTGCTCAACGCTTCCTCGGCTGGATTACTCATCTACATGGCTTTAGTAGACCTTCTAGCTGCCGATTTTATGGGTAAAAAAATGCAGAGGAGCATCAAGCTTCAACTAAAGTCATATGCCGCCGTTTTGCTTGGTGCTGGTGGCATGTCCGTCATGGCCAAGTGGGCTTAA
- the LOC104777171 gene encoding trihelix transcription factor ASR3-like codes for MADQSGGLVMMREYRKGNWTLNETMVLIEAKKMDDERRMRRSIGLPPPEQQQDSRSSSNKPAELRWKWIEDYCWRKGCMRSQNQCNDKWDNLMRDYKKVREYERRRVESSFAAGESSSSSAAAAASAGDTASYWKMEKSERKERNLPSNMLPQTYQALFEVVENKTLSSSTAATAVAAAVAAAAAAIESGNGSGGGQLQQQGLGFVVPKVHQIIHQPPPLPPPPAVIVSLPPPPSQPPPPLQPLPRPLLLPPPPPPSFHAQPILPTVGTFFLSLLNF; via the coding sequence atggCTGACCAAAGTGGTGGGTTGGTTATGATGAGAGAGTACAGAAAAGGTAATTGGACTCTAAACGAGACCATGGTGCTCATTGAAGCCAAGAAGATGGATGACGAGAGGCGGATGCGACGATCCATCGGCCTTCCACCGCCGGAGCAGCAACAAGACAGCcgtagtagtagtaataaacCAGCGGAGCTCCGGTGGAAATGGATAGAAGACTATTGTTGGAGAAAAGGCTGTATGAGGAGCCAGAATCAGTGCAATGACAAATGGGATAATCTCATGAGAGACTACAAAAAGGTTAGAGAGTACGAGAGACGAAGGGTAGAATCGTCTTTTGCCGCCGGAGAGTCGTCTTCATCTTCAGCTGCTGCCGCCGCCTCGGCTGGGGATACGGCGTCGTACTGGAAGATGGAGAAGAGtgagaggaaagagagaaacttgCCGAGTAATATGTTGCCTCAGACATACCAAGCTTTGTTCGAAGTGGTTGAGAACAAAACGCTGTCTTCTTCCACCGCAGCAACCGCCGTGGCCGCTGCTGTTGCGGCTGCTGCTGCCGCTATTGAAAGTGGAAACGGTTCGGGCGGTGGACAGTTACAACAGCAAGGTTTAGGATTTGTTGTTCCAAAAGTACATCAAATCATTCATCagcctcctcctcttcctcctcctcctgctgtTATAGTATCTCTTCCTCCGCCACCGTCTCAACCACCACCGCCGCTGCAGCCGTTACCACGACCACTACTTCTGCCACCGCCTCCACCGCCTTCTTTTCATGCTCAGCCAATACTGCCCACAGTAGGtaccttctttctctctcttcttaactTCTAG
- the LOC104779003 gene encoding probable zinc transporter 10 encodes MEQVLELGIVVHSIVIGLSVGATNNTCTIKGLVAALCFHQMFEGMGLGGCILQAEYGWVKKAVMAFFFAVTTPFGVALGMALSKTYKENSPDSLITVGLLNASSAGLLIYMALVDLLAADFMGKKMQRSIKLQLKSYAAVLLGAGGMSVMAKWA; translated from the exons ATGGAACAGGTATTGGAGCTAGGAATAGTGGTGCACTCGATAGTCATAGGACTATCAGTAGGAGCCACTAACAATACTTGCACCATCAAAGGTCTAGTCGCTGCACTTTGCTTCCACCAAATGTTCGAAGGCATGGGTCTCGGCGGTTGCATCCTCCAG GCGGAGTACGGATGGGTTAAAAAGGCGGTGATGGCTTTCTTTTTCGCGGTGACGACGCCTTTTGGAGTGGCTCTAGGGATGGCACTATCTAAAACATACAAAGAGAATAGCCCTGACTCGCTTATAACAGTTGGGTTGCTCAACGCTTCCTCGGCTGGATTACTCATCTACATGGCTTTAGTAGACCTTCTAGCTGCCGATTTTATGGGTAAAAAAATGCAGAGGAGCATCAAGCTTCAACTAAAGTCATATGCCGCCGTTTTGCTTGGTGCTGGTGGCATGTCCGTCATGGCCAAGTGGGCTTAA
- the LOC104777163 gene encoding defensin-like protein 285: MKNVSLKLFLFVTLLFVVLREDLAKAKRCDVNSDCQGLQSCQRGPELGYCDDGTCKCLPLPATNTKTIDVNHGGICDTYLECGSMLCSDYRKACCINDKCACRKPGQNVPNCPN; this comes from the exons atgaagaatgtCTCGTTGAAgctgtttttatttgttactcTTCTTTTCGTTGTCTTGC GAGAAGATCTTGCAAAGGCCAAGAGATGCGACGTAAACTCTGACTGTCAAGGCTTACAATCTTGTCAGAGAGGCCCAGAATTAGGATACTGCGATGATGGAACTTGCAAGTGTCTACCATTACCAGCGACGAATACAAAAACCATCGATGTGAATCATGGAGGAATATGCGATACATACCTCGAGTGTGGAAGCATGTTATGCTCTGATTATCGTAAGGCATGTTGCATAAATGATAAATGTGCGTGTCGTAAACCAGGCCAAAATGTGCCCAACTGCccaaattaa